Part of the Chroicocephalus ridibundus chromosome 17, bChrRid1.1, whole genome shotgun sequence genome is shown below.
ggctcgcccggccccggcgcgggggccGCGCTCGCgtattactgcgccctgggagacacggggagagaagccggggctgcggccgggcaggaaccggcgcaggcggggccgggcgtgtgtgtcggggtcggggggacagccccgggcgggcccgccagggggcgaTGCCGCCTCGCCCCAACCGGCTCCAGCTGGCCCCGAGCCCCGGGCCGCTTCCCCCGCCCGACTGGGTCCGGgtccggccccggcagcggcaaCCCCGCACGCCAAGAGGGACGCACAGagaaatcccccgccacactgccgccgccgccggggcaggaatggcGCCCGGAGCGCTTGCggtgtccggcggggcccggcaaggagagatggcagccgccggccccgctggctccCGGTCAGGAGCCGCGCCTTCCTGCACCGCACAGGGCTgcgggcggcagagatcctcctgcccacgggcagccgcccagccctcaCTGCTGCCGCACGGACcacccactgctgctgctccatgggCAGGTGCTGGGGATCTCTTTCCACCCCACTCAACGTTGCCAGGCACTCTTAGAAGAGAAAGACTCAACTGCTACAGTGCCCTCTCAAGCCCTTGCTCTGAAACCACAACCACAAGTGGTTTCTTGCTGGGAACTTTGTCAATCCGCTCAGCTACACAATTACAACCTGTACCCTCCAGCTTCACACTGCTTCTAGTGTTGCAAAGGCATCCTGTGGAGCTGGCAGTTCTACTCCGGCACCAACTTGAGAAAGAGATACTCATTGTCACAGACACCTTCAAGtgtctcctgcagtgcctggtgaTCGGAACATAGAGCTTGGGGCACCAGATTCCCCTTAACCTCAGATTGAGAGCCTTTGGTGTTGAAGGGAAgtccaggagacaggagagaaGCCTGAGCTGGGCACTAGCTGAAAGACACATCTGAGACTCAAGGCCAGACTCAGGAGGGAGCCCCAAAAGAGATGTGCTAAGTTACCCCATGGGGCTGAAGGTCTGTGGGGAGAGCTGAAAGGGGGCTTCTgggcatggggtcctgggcccacCTAGTCCCCGGTGAGGCCTGTGTGGCTGTaggagctgagagagctgggacagtccGTGTTCAGAGGCTtcaggggcagagaggaaaggctcaggtctcttccctgcctcagctggcGCCTGTAGTGGCAGCCATAATTGTATTCCAAGGGAACTCCTGGCAGTTTTGCAGTcattggagagaagaggggagccCACTGTCCTTCTGAAATGGCCTCGACTGAACAACAGGACAGTAAAGGCCTTGTGGGAGCGTGGCTGTGAATGGGGGCTGGTGTGCCAATAACGtgcttcctgcagtccctgccaaCTGTATGAGAAAGGCCCTgggtgagaagaggcagaggagccctgctccaggcagcagacaccagaagacatgaaaatcaagTAGGCCTTTTGCTTGCCTGGGTATTGAGGTTCTGGGGCTCAGGGTGGGAGAAGCATGTGGAGGCTGTGTGTAATGTGGGTAAGTGAAGGGACACAGAAGGACTGCCAGCACAACAGAGAGCTGGGTTGCCATGCCAGAGTGAGGCagtgtgtctgtccctgtgcagctggtttctggagcagatgctcttcacagagatgtttctcttcaggttcctcctctatgggcagaggagaagggaaagagtgtgtGACACCTGGGTCCAAGGCACTTCAGAGTGTGCCTGGTCCTCTCTCCATCCAGACAGTCCCAAGGACAGGGTGGacatgggtgggtgcaggggtgctttctccctctcctgcagagctgggtgcaggcctgtgcagctggctaggtggtgggtgtcaggagaagttcTCAAGGGATCTTTGTTCTTTAGATGGCCACTACTTAAACCATGATTCTTTTATGTCTCTAGAGGGCTGCCTTGTGGTAGAGGTCGGGGGACAGGCCCAAagaggcctggctgaagcagcagggagagagttttgctccaccctctgggctgtggtttggagGCCTCTTTGATCGGGCAGAggtagaagaagaggtgaaggtgcaAGCCTCAGGTCCCTCATGCTTgcaggtccctgggcaccccGGTGAAGACAGAGCGTGACATGATCCTGATTTTCCTGTCAGCCCTGGTGGGACTGGCTGACTTTGGTGAGATGTGACTTTCAGGCTGGGGAGATTGAGGCAAGAGTTTGTGCAtctggtggtggaagggaggagatgtgAGTGCTGACTGCCGAGGACACCCGGGAGTGTATCCGTAGGGAGATCAGGGGCTGCATATGGGTACAGCAAATAATCTGGGAGATGTCAGGAGTAATGGGCATCAAAGGAGGAATAAGACCTCAcctgaactttgcagctgctcagcattcctgaatgtgctgctaatacatattaagcctgaaaagagggaaaggtgctggggaaTGGACCAACGTGGCATAGAGCGGCTTCTCTGCTGTATGTATTGGATACAATGCTACCAATCTCTGTAGGGATGGTCATAAAcaagaagctgcagaacaaacaagGGCAAACAGCTAGTCATTTCTGAAGCTAGGAAAAGTGagagggacagtggggacagtgagcAAACTGATGAAGTGGTAGATGGACAGGTCCATTGACAAGCAAAGCTGAAAGCTCTGGCTTTACAGGTCATGCCCAAAAGGACTCTGTtctccagttcccagcagaaatgaCCATCCAGGCGGGACACAAGGCAACGCGGCCTTGCAATTTCTCCACCAGCGATTCCAATCCCTACGCCTCCTGGTACCAGCAGAGCCAGACCCAGTCCCTTCAGATGCTGCTACGAGTAAGCAAGTACAGAGCTCGCAAGGCATCAGGGAGGTTCTCctccacactgtctgcaaaggactCCCAGGTGCTTCTGCATGTGCGAGACACCGAGCTCCAGGACAGCGCTGCCTATTTCTGTGCACTGAGCCCACACTGGtgcccacagctggcagcagtgcacagaAACGTGGGAGTGCTCTGAGGAgcagttccctccctgccactgcttgcatggagctctgagctcagcctgcccagcagtggcacctggggctgtggtgagggtgggcctctgcctccccagcctgtgctgctgtgaagcacatgccaatgtgacttttacagctgtgtctagATCCAGGGTCTTTGTTGGTGAATAGAACCAAAGAAACCTGACTTGGGGCAGGCCCATTGGAGGCTAAACCATAAAGAAGCCAAACCAGGCTTGTAAATGCCCTCTGTTTAAAATAGCTGGTATACTGGAGTGAGTCCGCAGGGCAAGTAACCTAGATGTTCAGTATGGATTCAATCATCTCAATGGAGAGCTCTACACTCAGGTGAAATCCGTCCCACACTGATCTTAATGGTGTGTCTGCCATCTTGATGCCTCCTCCTTCTTTAGTGGTCACATGGACGCCCTTCAGTGTCCAtgtgcagaaagaagagctttgagaacatgatgcctcaaatgaaaattggaagggggaaaagcaagtGCCCTTTGGAAGTGCTGACGTCCTCCCAATGAGTGTGAGGAGAGAGTTGCTGCCCAGCCAGCCTTTCACAGTTCTGCAGTTTGGGGACTTTGCCAATCTCATTGAAGTGTTTCCACAACAAAGCCCAAAATGGGTGGAATGATGGATTGTTAAAAAATGATGTGgagtttcagatgtggaaatgtcCTGAGACGTCTAGCATGAAGCAtagtgatttgcatatttttaattagagaGAACAAAGTACCTCCAGATACTGGatagggggaaggaagaggagtgTGAATTTTGTTGACTGCCTTCTGTTAGAAGTAATGGCTTTTGAGATACCAGAACttgccaaattttctgttgaaccaGAGCATGACTCTCTGAAACAGCCCCAAGAGTGGGacataaatccttccagaaaatgtcaaactaaaCATAGAAATACATGCCCCTTTCCTAAAGCAGTGAGCCAGCTGCTAAAAATCATTTAGGGGGCACAGGTGAAtccctgacaaaatgaagcaCTTGGCAACCTGGAATTCAAACCTGTGGGAGGACTACTCTTCCAGTGTTCTGttggagagctgcttctggaTGGGGTTTGTGAGCCTTTCCAAGTGGTGGTCTTTAGAGCACTGGGAGGCATTCTGAGTTTACccaggagggaacagagggaggtgggagcatTCGAATTGAGGTGCAGCCCAGCCTAAGGTGGCTGTGAGGTGGATGAAATGGGCTCAGTGGGGAACTGGTGGCTTCTCACTACCTGTGATGCCCAGGTGCAGTTACACATTGGTGAGGACCTTCTGCAGGGTGGAAAccatgggagggaggggatgaacCTCTTTGGTCCCACTGAGACCCTTTGAAAAGCCACTTCACTTGTTCTGGAAGGCCCACCACAGAGCTTGCTTCACATCTTTGTTCCTGAGTGTGTAAATGAAGGGGCTCAACAAAGGAGTTACAGCTGTGTGAAAGGTGTTCATGAGTTTGTTCAGATCCAGTGAGTTCTGGGCCAATGGCTTGACGCACAGGAACATGGTGGAGCCATACCAGACTGTGATAACACTGAGGTGGGCGGAGGaagtggaaaatgcctttttctgacCATGAGCTGACATGATTCTGAGCATGGAAGAGGTGATGTACACGTAGGAGAGCTGGGTAACCACACAGGGCGCCACCAGAACAGTTTAGGAGGCAAGGATTGTTGCTAGCTCCATGGGCCacatgtcactgcaggagagggcGAGGCAGGAATCTATATCACAGAGGAAATGATTGATGACATGTGGCCCACAGAACGTCAGCCTGGATGTCAGAAAGGCCGGCAGCGAGACGGACAGAAAgcctcccagccaggagctgagcacCAGCCGAGCAGAGAGGACACTGCTGATGAGGGAGCTGTATCTCAAGGGGTAGCGTGTGGCTAAGtagtggtcataggccatgacagacaggagaaaacactgagtggagcctagggagagaagaaagaacaactggAGGATGCACACACTGAAGGAGATGGTCTGGCTACTCACCAGCATGACTCCTATGGCTTTGGGAACAACACGAGTAGTGTGCCAGATCTCCAGAAAGGGGAGTTTATGGAGGAGAAAGTACATTGGGGTACAGACGTTGCTGTTCATCCACATGAGAGCCATGATGGATGCATTGCATGTTACTCTCAGGGAGCACGTCAGTGCAAATACCACCACAAGGGAGACCCAGAAATGCCATGTGCCTGGCAagccaagaaaaatgaattcttccACAGTTGTCCCATTTGCAGTGTGCTCCCCAGAGTTGAGGTTCATTTGCAAAGACAGGAAAGTTTCTGTGAGATTCTGCATGCCTGTGCTGGTCCTTCAGATGCCACTAGGAGTGAAACTAGAGCAAATGATGCCTCatcaacctcattgctttctatGTGGACATGAGAcgcactgtgggaaggggaggggcactgcctggggtgtACCTTGATTTCGTCAAGACCTTTGACCTACCTtcatgggtgcacacacatgcacacccatgcGCACACAGAGGTATGCAGACTCACAGGCATGCACATGCACAATTACGAATATACAGACCAGTCACACACATTTATGCCCTCCtccatgtgtgtatgtgtatggcggtgtgctctccccctttccccacctcggctgctgctcaagccataaccatcagtgggagttgtgatgagttgcagcTGGACTTTgagggatggctggcaacacagtcaaaacactgtctggagtggggacctagctattttgttcccatgcgaatatgactataggacaactctcttactctataaatagtggactgcgtgccaggatctcccctcgAGTGGGGACAcccacttaaggttcttctcctcgaggccgagaggttccttgccacaacagattcttggtaagtgactaatagcatgctaaactttgaaatcttagctaagtgatataaaggattgattgcacatatataatcctttagacataaaccgttgagcaagtctgggactagggctgcatccagccacgcccagactcctctctgagaaggagtttagaaagcaagggggtccttactgaacctcgtgactcaacgggagggtttccctgacagcttgtctgaccctgtcctctatgcagtaaataaacaaGTGTACCCTTCTACTGAAGctcgtaaaacactgttgcattcactactaactttgttaaattactgttttatataaataaatatttcactatttctctcttacgagtgaagttaatcactccccCCATGACAGTCTGCGAAAACACATACACATGGATACAATTGCCAGAACACATACCCACAGAGGACATTGGTGCACGCTCACATTTGCATGTGTATTAccacaggcacacacatgtatgtgtgaatgtgttgtcccaaatctgggttctttacccgGTGTGCAAGCCAATAACACACATAGCAGAgatatttccaagtttattccattacTGCGCAGAAACGGAGTGCTCGTTCCAAGGGAgcacaccttagtttcaaaaatttcccttttcatacACTGATTATTACATATGCTAATAATTGATACATATtcattgttattctctttaatgattggtcaaggtttctttgcttcctttatgTATTGGTATGCAGACTCTGTCCTCTTCGTCTGTGCTTCTCTTTTAAATAGGTGGTATCAATGGGTCGGTGGTCACGGTCTCCCCCTACCAAAATTACCTTTTAACTACTTCTCCTCTAATCTTAGATTAATCATGTCAAGTTACTATTTCTCTATAATTAATGAAACATGGTTGGCACTGTATAGATGACTTCTAGCAGCAGCGACAGGTTCCCTTGGTTGCTTCAGATACATGctatatttcacttttcaagttaatatcaattttactacaaGTGCACACATGAGTACAGCGAGAGGAACATGTACACAACCACGATCATGCACACACCCCACTGAGAACCAGGACTCCTGACACCAGCTCTCAGCCCCTCTAGAGGAATCTAGGCCAGTCCTTCAGACCCTACAGGTAAGGAAGGAATCAGCCCTGCATGCTCTGTATCAGAGCAATATGATCTCCCTCAGAAATATAccgtttcactgtccccgtttCTGTGATGACTACCCTCAGCTCCCACAGGCTTAGCTCCGGTTTCCAGCCTCAACGCATTCGGCAACATGGATGACAATTCCCTGCTACTCCTCCTGATGCCTACTGGCCATGGCCCCTGGATTGGGcgatggaggggagaggaaggtggagtgGCAGCTATGGGCCATCCCAAGGGCTGTTTCCTGCTTAACCACTCCCGCCATTCTGCAGAACAAATCATCTTCTGTAGCCCCACACTGACCCCCTgacagcccagagcagctctggccatagcaagaggaaggcccttcctcaagagctcatggggctgctgacACCTCAGGGACTCCTGCCTTTCTGGACATCTGTGGGCAGAGATAACAGCAAGGCAAGGCCTGATGGTCACTGGCAGGAGAGCAGACCAGgatgtcttcctcagcttcaAGGGTTGGTGCCCAAAACAGGAGCCACTACAGGCTGTCccaacctcccactcctctgagaatggagacGTGTCTCCTTGTGCTCTAacccccttccaccccagagcAACACCTTTCTCCTTTGGTAGCTTGGGGAgtgtccacagagggaaggaccacatggaggccaggcttgaatgcagCAGAAGTTTAATGAGTCCAAAGAGGGAGACAAAGTCACTCCAGGTGGGGG
Proteins encoded:
- the LOC134524663 gene encoding LOW QUALITY PROTEIN: olfactory receptor 6F1-like (The sequence of the model RefSeq protein was modified relative to this genomic sequence to represent the inferred CDS: substituted 1 base at 1 genomic stop codon) produces the protein MNLNSGEHTANGTTVEEFIFLGLPGTWHFWVSLVVVFALTCSLRVTCNASIMALMWMNSNVCTPMYFLLHKLPFLEIWHTTRVVPKAIGVMLVSSQTISFSVCILQLFFLLSLGSTQCFLLSVMAYDHYLATRYPLRYSSLISSVLSARLVLSSWLGGFLSVSLPAFLTSRLTFCGPHVINHFLCDIDSCLALSCSDMWPMELATILASXTVLVAPCVVTQLSYVYITSSMLRIMSAHGQKKAFSTSSAHLSVITVWYGSTMFLCVKPLAQNSLDLNKLMNTFHTAVTPLLSPFIYTLRNKDVKQALWWAFQNK